From the Lolium rigidum isolate FL_2022 chromosome 2, APGP_CSIRO_Lrig_0.1, whole genome shotgun sequence genome, one window contains:
- the LOC124691336 gene encoding WD repeat-containing protein 11-like has translation MMAAPPASPSARSRGNAAGAGGGNTTSTMLPGPASRSNGGCIDLSTSGLLAHGAGSSVVVSDPRSMQLLCVLPMPASPASSLASFVTAVRWAPAGSLAAGLADDDADDHRPLRLAAGDRHGRIAVWDARARAVLHLLTLDESRSVAPGTSGGVQDLCWIHHASGWLLASIHGPSLLCIWETTANPRVLWMFDASPEYLSCIRRDPFDDRHLCALGLRGFLLSAVPRYDSDISLKEHRIVCGAGDVAELQRLEKEMAAPAPAPALAAFPLFSARLCFSPQWRHILYATYPRELVVFDLNYSTALSVASLPRGFGKFSDVMADPDLDLLYCTHADGKLSIWKRKEGEQVHLLQAVEELMPSIGTVVPPPAVLATTVWQSESIFRNIDKLSQDLAQTQSSHSVISDTNSDKNVYQGAMSYITSISEDGKIWSWHLTFDDKSADSKKINLGTSNHSDAGISKPRSKGVDFTVKINLMGQLHLLSSTVTTLAVPSPSLLATVARGGNNPAPAVPLVGLGTQSGTIEVVDVLANAVSVSFAVHSSTVRGLRWLGNSRIVSFSYNQVSDKTGGYNNKLVITCLRSGLNRPFRVLQKPERAPIRALRASSSGRYLLILFRDAPVEVWAMTKNPMMLRSLALPFTVLEWTLPAAPRPSQNAASKQSSTSKERSGEVTATESSDETAESFAFALVNGALGVFEVHGRRIRDFRPKWPSSSFASSDGLVTAMAYRLPHVVMGDRSGNIRWWDVTTGLSSSFSTHREGIRRIKFSPVVHGDRSRGRIAVLFYDNTFSIFDLDSADPLANAILHPQSPGTLVLELDWLSTRTRKDEPLVLCIAGADSSFRLIEVNMDTKLNSGSKPLITKERFRPMPLCLPILFPTSHALALRMILQLGVKPSWFECNNTDKVGSNSFKAAPATFGDLRTCMIETALPPIGDSVVPELLLKVLEPYRKEGCILDDGRAKLYSAIVNKGTYARFAFAAAIFGDAQESLFWLQLPKALHHFLDKSRSKSTEKGLESSVHTGSEQTSTLNRITSRERSTAGNVAKDTENYGQLCTMAFKQDQLWFNANERIPWHDKLDGEDALQKRIHELVSLGNLEAAVSLLLSTPPEGSNFYPNALRAVVLSSAVSQSLHELAVKVVAANMVRTDKSLSGTHLLCAVGKYQEACSQLQDAGCWTDAATLAATHLHGSDYARVLQRWAGYVLRGEHNMWRALILYVAAGALPEALETLRKNQRPDTAALFLLACHEIYSQITAESEPADETSGSAAERTQKLRFPSKNVNEEDLIAVSEVFGQYQQKLVHLCMDMEPTVN, from the exons AtgatggccgcgccgcccgcctccccgtCGGCGCGATCGCGCGGCaatgccgccggcgccggcggcggcaacaCCACGTCGACGATGCTCCCGGGCCCCGCGAGCCGCAGCAACGGCGGCTGCATCGACCTCAGCACCTCGGGCCTCCTCGCGCACGGCGCCGGCAgcagcgtcgtcgtctccgacccgCGCTCCATGCAGCTCCTCTGCGTCCTCCCCATGCCCGCCTCCCCGGCCTCCTCGCTCGCCTCCTTCGTCACCGCCGTCCGCTGGGCGCCCGCGGGCTCCCTCGCCGCCGgcctcgccgacgacgacgccgacgaccaccgcccgctccgcctcgccgccggcgaccgcCACGGCCGCATCGCCGTCTGggacgcgcgcgcgcgcgccgtgcTGCACCTGCTAACCCTCGACGAGTCCCGCAGCGTCGCCCCGGGCACCAGCGGCGGCGTGCAGGACCTCTGCTGGATCCACCACGCCTCCGGCTGGCTCCTCGCCTCCATCCACGGGCCCTCCCTGCTCTGCATCTGGGAGACCACCGCCAACCCGCGCGTGCTCTGGATGTTCGACGCCTCGCCCGAGTACCTCTCCTGCATCCGCCGCGACCCCTTCGACGACCGCCACCTCTGCGCGCTCGGCCTCCGGGGATTCCTCCTctccgccgtcccgcgctacgACTCCGACATCTCGCTCAAGGAGCACCGGATTGTGTGCGGCGCGGGGGACGTGGCGGAGCTGCAGAGGCTGGAGAAGGAGATGGCCGCGCCCGCGCCGGCACCGGCGCTCGCGGCGTTCCCGCTCTTTTCAGCTAGGCTCTGCTTCTCGCCGCAGTGGAGACACATCCTCTATGCCACCTACCCGCGGGAGCTCGTCGTCTTTGATCTCAACTACAGCACTGCGCTCTCCGTTGCGTCCTTGCCCAGGGGGTTTGGCAAGTTCTCCGATGTTATGGCTGATCCAGATCTCGATCTGCTCTATTGCACGCACGCTGATGGCAAGCTCAGCATCTGGAAGCGCAAGGA GGGTGAACAAGTGCATTTGTTGCAAGCAGTGGAAGAGCTCATGCCTTCAATTGGTACCGTTGTTCCTCCCCCAGCCGTTCTTGCTACTACAGTCTGGCAGTCAGAGTCTATTTTCCGCAACATTGACAAACTATCTCAGGATTTGGCACAAACGCAATCTTCACACTCTGTCATCTCTGATACAAATTCGGACAAGAACGTGTATCAAGGGGCCATGTCATATATAACCTCAATATCTGAAGATGGCAAGATCTGGTCATGGCATTTGACTTTTGATGACAAGTCAGCAGATTCCAAGAAAATTAATCTAG GTACATCGAACCATAGTGATGCTGGAATTTCCAAACCGCGCTCCAAGGGAGTTGATTTTACAGTAAAG ATTAATTTGATGGGCCAGCTTCATCTTTTGTCATCTACCGTGACTACTCTAGCTGTGCCATCCCCTTCTTTACTTGCCACAGTAGCCC GTGGTGGAAACAATCCGGCTCCAGCAGTACCACTTGTTGGTCTAGGAACTCAGAGTGGGACTATTGAAGTTGTTGACGTATTAGCTAATGCAGTTTCTGTCAGCTTCGCTGTTCATAGCAGCACAGTCAGAGGATTAAGATGGCTTGGAAACTCTCGTATTGTTTCGTTCTCATACAATCAG GTTAGTGATAAAACTGGGGGATACAATAATAAGCTTGTTATTACATGCCTGAGAAGTGGGCTGAATCGCCCATTCCGTGTTCTTCAAAAGCCTGAACGTGCACCTATAAGAGCGTTGAGGGCTTCTTCATCTGGAAG GTACCTTCTGATTCTTTTTCGTGATGCTCCTGTTGAAGTGTGGGCTATGACGAAGAACCCCATGATG CTTAGATCATTGGCTCTTCCTTTTACGGTGTTAGAATGGACACTGCCAGCTGCGCCTCGACCGAGTCAGAATGCAGCATCGAAGCAATCGTCTACCTCCAAGGAACGGTCAGGAG AGGTTACTGCCACCGAGAGTTCCGATGAAACCGCTGAAAGTTTTGCTTTTGCATTAGTCAATGGTGCCCTTGGTGTGTTCGAAGTGCATGGACGGAGAATACGAGATTTCAG GCCAAAATGGCCCTCGTCATCATTTGCGTCTTCAGATGGCCTGGTTACTGCTATGGCTTATCGCCTTCCCCATGTT GTTATGGGGGATAGATCAGGCAACATTCGATGGTGGGATGTTACAACAggcctttcttcttcttttagCACTCACAGGGAAGGCATTAGGAGGATAAAGTTTTCTCCTGTTGTTCATGGTGATCGAAGTAGAGGACGCATTGCTGTGCTCTTCTACGATAATACATTCTCTATATTTGACCTG GATAGTGCAGATCCCTTGGCAAATGCGATTCTTCATCCTCAATCTCCTGGCACACTCGTCTTGGAGCTTGATTGGTTATCAACCCGAACAAGGAAGGATGAACCGCTTGTATTATGCATCGCTGGAGCTGATAGTAGCTTCCGGCTAATTGAGGTTAACAT GGATACCAAGCTCAACTCTGGTTCTAAGCCACTGATTACAAAAGAGAGGTTTAGGCCAATGCCATTATGCTTGCCAATACTTTTCCCGACATCGCATGCTTTG GCTTTGCGTATGATATTGCAACTTGGTGTGAAGCCTTCTTGGTTTGAATGCAATAATACTGATAAAGTCGGCAGTAATAGCTTTAAGGCAGCACCGGCAACCTTCGGAGATCTTCGTACTTGCATGATTGAGACAGCACTTCCCCCTATTGGTGATTCTGTAGTGCCTGAATTGCTGCTTAAAGTGTTGGAGCCATACAGAAAAGAGG GTTGCATCCTTGATGACGGAAGAGCCAAATTATATTCAGCTATAGTAAACAAGGGAACTTATGCAAGGTTTGCATTTGCTGCTGCGATTTTTGGTGATGCCCAAGAATCACTTTTCTGGTTACAGCTTCCTAAAGCCCTTCACCATTTCCTGGATAAGTCAAGAAGTAAATCCACTGAGAAAGGCTTAGAATCAAGTGTACATACTGGTTCTGAACAAACCTCCACATTAAATAGGATAACTTCAAGAGAGAGATCTACAGCCGGAAATGTAGCAAAAGACACCGAG AATTACGGGCAATTATGTAcaatggcatttaagcaagatcaACTGTGGTTCAATGCAAATGAGAGGATACCTTGGCATGACAAGCTTGATGGTGAAGATGCTTTGCAAAAGCGTATTCATGA GCTTGTCTCTCTTGGAAATTTGGAGGCTGCGGTGTCCTTGCTACTTTCAACGCCTCCTGAAGGATCAAATTTTTACCCTAATGCATTACGAGCGGTTGTATTGTCATCTGCAGTGTCACAATCTTTACATGAACTTGCAGTGAAG GTTGTTGCAGCCAATATGGTTAGAACAGACAAATCACTATCTGGCACACATCTTCTGTGTGCTGTGGGGAAATATCAAGAAGCATGCTCTCAG CTTCAAGATGCTGGGTGCTGGACTGATGCTGCAACTTTGGCTGCAACACATTTGCATGGATCTGATTATGCAAG GGTACTACAGAGGTGGGCTGGTTATGTTCTCCGTGGTGAACATAATATGTGGAG GGCTCTAATACTATATGTTGCTGCTGGAGCACTGCCTGAGGCTTTAGAAACACTCCGCAAGAACCAGAGACCAGACACTGCTGCGCTGTTCTTGCTTGCTTGCCATGAGATCTATTCACAAATCACCGCAGAGTCTGAGCCTGCCGATGAGACGTCAGGTTCAGCAGCAGAGAGGACACAGAAGCTCCGGTTTCCTTCCAAGAATGTGAACGAGGAGGACCTGATCGCGGTCAGTGAGGTGTTCGGGCAGTACCAGCAGAAACTGGTTCATCTCTGCATGGATATGGAACCAACTGTGAATTGA
- the LOC124686012 gene encoding uncharacterized protein LOC124686012, giving the protein MVKKTAKKSYGGVAACTSSSELAENRPRQNFHLGDITWVKHDGASWWPAQVIDEAYVSSKPKKKTSFDALVRLYGTCQYLYVDPWKSNMEFEMILKEENKTAMEAFHEVLQKELSHFKPPSDHDEEAVTTKAKTSAKKVRKREGLKHQYSAEQDQEVWGNAKAGVAVQEGRKQKGARQASRLDKGHAIDKALSEDSAEDLRDKAYKQASIARDRKGRTSVVREEGSRRSGRTNVMEYLEASDDSTSELHDTSASENATEAGDITSANRSWRKYGSSTVDGTHSEIKAMVRDILLGDIIARQHAAEMAYVDEVIFGICAATEKIVVHGATTADTEGGGSIKRAAGGLEADSSNATKKPRKGEVIDLENGDCQNTKRNNSSKRNDSNSPHSTGAAVEGSEQRNTRAKSRLCRA; this is encoded by the exons ATGGTGAAGAAAACTGCAAAGAAAAGCTATGGTGGTGTGGCTGCATGCACCTCAAGTTCTGAACTTGCAGAAAATAGGCCAAGGCAGAATTTCCATTTAGGAGATATAACATGGGTTAAGCATGATGGCGCCTCATGGTGGCCAGCACAG GTCATTGATGAAGCATATgtcagtagcaagcccaagaagaAGACCAGCTTTGATGCCCTGGTTCGACTGTATGGCACATGCCAATA CTTGTATGTTGACCCTTGGAAGTCTAACATGGAATTCGAAATG ATCCTGAAGGAAGAAAATAAGACGGCCATGGAAGCATTCCATGAGGTGCTTCAGAAG GAACTATCTCATTTTAAGCCGCCCAGTGATCATGACGAGGAAGCTGTCACCACAAAAG CCAAGACGTCTGCTAAGAAAGTCAGAAAGCGGGAAGGCTTAAAGCATCAATATAGTGCAGAGCAGGACCAAGAAGTTTGGGGCAATGCAAAAGCTGGAGTTGCTGTTCAGGAAGGAAGAAAGCAGAAAGGTGCGAGACAAGCAAGTCGTCTTGATAAAGGCCATGCCATAGACAAAGCTCTGAGTGAAGATTCTGCTGAAGATTTAAGAGATAAGGCATACAAGCAAGCTTCTATTGCGCGAGATAGAAAGGGCCGAACATCGGTGGTCAGAGAGGAAGGATCCAGGCGATCAGGCCGTACCAATGTGATGGAATATCTGGAAGCATCTGACGACAGCACATCAGAACTCCATGATACAAGTGCCAGTGAAAATGCAACCGAAGCAGGAGACATAACATCAGCGAACCGAAGTTGGCGCAAATATGGTTCATCAACGGTGGATGGAACTCACAGTGAGATTAAAGCTATGGTTAGGGATATACTGCTGGGGGACATTATAGCCAGGCAGCATGCTGCTGAAATGGCATATGTGGATGAAGTGATCTTTGGAATCTGCGCTGCTACCGAGAAAATCGTGGTTCATGGTGCTACCACCGCTGATACCGAGGGTGGAGGGAGTATCAAGCGAGCTGCCGGCGGACTGGAGGCTGATTCAAGcaatgctacaaagaaacctagGAAGGGGGAAGTGATAGATCTGGAGAATGGGGACTGTCAAAACACGAAGCGTAACAATTCCTCAAAGAGAAATGATTCCAACTCTCCTCAT AGCACGGGTGCAGCAGTGGAGGGGTCGGAGCAACGTAACACACGCGCCAAATCAAGATTATGCAGAGCATAG